In the genome of Cryptomeria japonica chromosome 8, Sugi_1.0, whole genome shotgun sequence, one region contains:
- the LOC131029745 gene encoding pentatricopeptide repeat-containing protein At5g16860-like, translating into MRFAFADCTGFQNKLISMYVKCGSLGNARKVFDEMTEQDIISWNMIITAYRRYGRPHEALTLFHQMQRIDVVVANALVDMYAKCGNVHKARELFDRMGQRDVVSWNSMIAGYAQSGIAKSALEIFKKMQFTGMKPDSTTFASILPACGQMGDLEQGYVQNGHVENALQTFKRIQFSGVKPDSTTFASVLSACAKIRALEQGMSIHHSIIESKLLSDIVVVSALVDMYAKCGLIDKACAVFDKMSPRDVISWNAMITGYRQNGFFEKALETFKQIQSAGVKPDSTTLVSIIRVCATMGALEQGYAQNGLVEKALEMFRQMQSAGVNPDPTTFASILPACAKIGTLEQGIKIHQNLIESGYSSDVVVARYANNGFCKDALELFELMKHSTTKPDRVSFICVLLACSHAGLVDEGCKYFSGLSDSCCFKPTIDHYICMVDVLGRAGYLEETLNFIIKMPIKPMEIVWMCLLGACGPHKNIELGVFTANLLLELDPKNATTYVLLSNIYAEVGRWSEVEMVRGRMKDRGIEKIPGCSWIEGQKMAYAFCVGNRSNTRT; encoded by the exons ATGAGGTTTGCATTTGCTGATTGCACAGGTTTTCAAAATAAGCTTATTAGTATGTATGTTAAGTGTGGTAGTTTGGGAAATGCTCGTAAAGTCTTTGACGAAATGACAGAACAAGATATCATCTCATGGAATATGATAATTACAGCTTACAGAAGATATGGGCGTCCTCATGAGGCATTGACACTGTTTCATCAAATGCAACGAATAG ATGTTGTGGTTGCaaatgccctggtagacatgtatgcaaaatgtggaaatgtACACAAAgcacgtgaattgtttgacagaatgggTCAAAGAGATGTAGTCTCATGGAattcaatgattgcaggatatgcacaaagtgGAATTGCTAAAAGCGCCCTGGAaatttttaagaaaatgcaatTTACAGGTATGAAGCCGGACTccacaacctttgcaagcatccTCCCAGCCTGTGGGCAAATGGGGGATTTAGAACAGG gatatgttcAAAATGGACATGTTGAGAATGCCTTGCAAACGTTTAAGCGAATCCAATTTTCAGGTGTAAAGCCAGATTCAACCACCTTTGCCAGTGTCCTCTCAGCCTGTGCTAAAATTAGAGCTTTAGAACAGGGTATGAGCATCCATCACAGCATAATTGAAAGTAAACTTTTGTCAGATATCGTAGTTGTAagtgccttggtagacatgtatgcaaaatgtggattGATAGATAAGGCATGCgcagtgtttgacaaaatgtctccaAGGGATGtaatctcatggaatgcaatgattacaGGATATAGGCAAAATGGGTTTTTTGAAAAAGCACTGGAAACTTTTAAACAAATACAATCGGCTG gtgtaaagccagatTCCACCACCCTTGTCAGCATTATCCGGGTATGTGCCAcaatgggagctttagaacagg gatatgcacaaaatgggctTGTTGAAAAGGCCCTGGAAATGTTTaggcaaatgcaatcggcaggtgttaATCCAGACCCCAccacctttgccagcatcctcccagcctgtgccaaaataggGACTTTGGAACAGGGCATCAAAATCCATCAAAATTTAATCGAAAGTGGATATtcatcagatgttgtagttgcaa gatatgcgaACAATGGATTTTGCAAGGATGCTCTCGAACTCTTTGAACTAATGAAGCACTCTACGACAAAGCCTGACCGTGTAAGCTTCATTTGTGTTTTATTAGCATGCAGCCATGCAGGTTTAGTAGATGAGGGCTGCAAATACTTCAGTGGTTTAAGCGACTCTTGTTGCTTTAAGCCTACAATTGATCATTATATTTGCATGGTAGACGTCCTTGGCCGTGCTGGATATCTGGAAGAAACTCTAAATtttatcatcaaaatgccaattaaACCTATGGAGATTGTGTGGATGTGTTTGCTTGGTGCCTGTGGGCCACACAAGAACATAGAATTAGGAGTGTTTACAGCAAATCTTCTTTTAGAGCTGGATCCTAAAAATGCCACAACTTATGTTCTTCTGTCAAACATTTATGCGGAAGTGGGCAGGTGGAGTGAAGTTGAAATGGTAAGGGGACGGATGAAAGATAGAGGAATTGAAAAGATAcctggatgtagttggattgaaggACAAAAAATGGCATATGCTTTTTGTGTAGGAAACAGATCAAATACGCGGACATGA